The DNA window TCTGCATCACCGCGCAGCACCGCCAGATGCTCGACCCGGTGCTTTCACTCTTCGACATTTGCCCGGAGTACGACCTGGACATCATGACACCCGGGCAGGACCTTTTCGATGTCACCTGCAATGTCATCCGGGGGATGCGGGACGTTCTCCGCAGGGAGCGGCCCGACATCGTGCTCGTCCAGGGCGACACCACGACGACCATGGCCGCGGCCATGTCGGCCTACTATTCCGGCGTGACGGTGGGGCATGTGGAGGCCGGCCTCCGGACGCACGACAAGCGCGCACCGTTTCCGGAGGAGATCAATCGCACGATCACGGGCGTCCTTGCCGATTTCCATTTCGCCCCGACGGCAGTCTCCCGCGAGAACCTGTTGCGGGAGGGGATCCCCGACGAAACGATTTTCATCACGGGGAATACGGTCATCGACGCTCTTCTCTCGGTGTCGGGCCGGATCGAGCGGGATTCCGCTCTCCGGAAAGAGCTGGATCACAGGTTTTCCTTTCTCGACGGGAGAAGAAAGCTCATTCTCGTCACCGGCCACCGCCGGGAGAGCTTCGGACAAGGGTTTGAGCAGATCTGCCTCGCCCTTGCCGACATCGCCCGGCACGATCCCGGAGTGGAAATTCTCTACCCCGTCCACATGAACCCCAACGTCCGGGAGCCGGTGAACCGGTTGCTGGGAGGGGCAGGAGATGCCAACATCCGCCTGATCGAGCCGGTGGAGTATCTGCCTTTCGTGTATCTGATGAAGCGCGCATTCCTGATCCTCACCGACTCGGGAGGGGTCCAGGAGGAGGCTCCGTCCCTCGGGAAACCGGTTCTCGTGATGCGGGAGCGCACCGAAAGGCCGGAAGCGATTGCGGCGGGGACCGCCAGGCTCGTGGGCACGGACCGGGAAAAAATCTTCTCCGGGACTGTACACCTGCTGCGGGATGCCGACGCCTACCGGGCGATGTCCCTCGCACACAACCCGTACGGCGACGGCCGGGCGTCCGGGAGAATTGTGGATGTCCTGAAAACCGTCAAGGTTTCCCGGGAAGAGGAATGAACCGATGACCGGGATGCGCATCCACGGGTTATCGAAAAGGGAGCTGTTCCGGAAGGCCCTTTCCCTCAGGGAGCAGGGGCGGCTGTTCGATCTGGAGAATTCGTATTTTGTGGAAGCGTTCCGGGGAAGCGTCGATCGCTTTTGTGAAATCGCATACCACCTGAGAGGTTCGAAAAGGGTGCTCGACGTCGGGTCGGGGGGCGGTCTATTGCTTTCCCTGTTGTCCGAGCTGGGACACGAATGTTTCGCCATCGATGTGAACGACGTGCCGGAATTCGCGCCCGACATCTATGTGGCGAAGAACATCGTGTTCAAGAGATGCAATGTCGAAGTAGACCCGATCCCGTATCCGGACGATTACTTCGATGCGGTGGTCTGTTGCCAGACGCTCGAGCATTTTACGCATACCCACTTGAACGCCGTAAAGGAAATGAGGAGGGTATTAAAAGCCGGGGGGATCGTGGAAATCGATGTCCCCAACGCGGTATGTTTCCGGAATCGAAGCAGAATGATTCGCGGAAAGCATATTACCTGGGAATACAAGAAGCATTATCTCCGTGCAGAGCCGGTTCACTATAAGGGGATGTCGTTTTATCCTGACAGGCACAACCGCGATTTCACGATAGAGGATCTGAAAATATTGCTAGAAGAGGCGGGCTTCGAAATCGACCGGGTGTATTTCCTCAAATCGAGAAGGTACAGGGTGGGGATCCAATCCATGTTGTCGTTAGGAAGCATGGCGAGAGACCTTGTCCCGTCCTTCCGGAAATCGATCATCGCCTTCGGGAAAAAGCCGGAGGAGGTCGCTGCTTCCCGACAGAAGGAAGAATAGGAATGGATCGGAGCTCGGTGGATACAGGGAGAATGGAGAATCCGATCCACATCATCGAGCCGACGCTCGAATCCGAGGCGGGGCATTGCCACAGCTTCGTCGAAAGCCTCTGCCGAGCCACGATCGGAAACCCGCAATCGATGTGCATCTGGGCGGGAAAGGGGGCGCGGCTCCCTCGTCTTGAGTCGTCCGGCATCACGGTCCGCCCCTATTTTCGACGAAGGGTACGCCGCATCCAGGAATATTTTCTTCTCAGGAAACTGTTGAAAAGCCCGGGGCGCATCTTCGTTTCCACGGCGGGACGGGTGGACCTTCTCCTCCTCGACCGGGCTGCCACCGAGGAGATACCCCCCGGCAAGGCTTTCCTGTATTTTCATTGGGCCCGGCCGACATCTGCGAAGGAGGCCGTTTATCGGAATGCAGCCAGGAACCAGCCGCATATCGTGATCCTTGCGCCGACGCCCTCCATCGGCGAGGTCTTCTCCCGTTGCGGGTTTGGGCACACGAAGGTCGTTCCCTACCCTATCACGCCCAGGGGAGAGGTTTCTGAAGACAGACCGACCGATTTCCGCCATGTCCTGTTCGCCGGGGCGGCGAGGCAGGAAAAGGGGTTTTCGGCAGTGGTCGATCTGGTTGCCTTCCTGACGGATATCGGACGCGACGTTCCGGTCGTGATGCAGGCGTCCGCAGATCATTACGACCGATTCGACCCGGAGACGAAGGCGGATCTGATCCGGTTGCAATCCACCCGGTACCACGCTCTTCGGGTGGTTCGGGAAACGCTGGATCCCCTTGTCTACTCGGATCTTTTTCATGGTGCGATCTGCCTTCAGCCGTACCGGCGGGAGGATTTCGCCGACAGGATCAGCGGGGTGACGTTGGATGCCCTGTCCGCGGGATGCCCTGTCGTGGCCACGGCCGGAACCTGGATGGCGGGGGTGGTCCGGCGCTTCGATGCCGGACGGGAGGTAAACGATCTTTCCCCGGAGTCGTTGCTGGCCGCGGTCGACGGCATCCGGTCCGAGTACGGACGATACCAAAAGAACGCCGCCCGAGCGGGGAAGACGCTCCAGGAGGAGAACAGCGGGCGACATCTTCTGTCGGTTCTGTCGGGAGGGTGAGCGACGATGGAAGACCGGAGGAAGCGGGAACGCCGCCCCGTCTCGGCGGTGGTGATCGCCCTCAACGAGGAGCATCGTATCGTCCCTTGCCTCGAGAGCCTGTCGTGGGCGGATGAAATCGTCGTCGTCGACTCGGGCAGCGTGGACGGCACCGTCGCTCTGGCCAGAAGGTACACGGACAAGGTCCACTCCGTCCCGTGGAAGGGATTCGGTCCCCAGAAACAGGCGGCCGTCGACCTCGCCGCCCACGACGCGGTGTTCAACGCGGATTGCGATGAACGCGTCACCCCGGAACTGGCCGAGGAGATCCAGGCGATCCTGTCCGGCGATGAGATGCTGCCGGGCTACTCCGTTCCGAGGCGCACGTTCCTCGGCGGGAAGGAGATACGCCATTGCGGCTGGTACCCCGACCGGACGGTCCGGTTTTTCGACCGGAGGAACGCCCGCTATTCGGACGATATCGTTCACGAACGCGTTGTCGTGTCGGGCCGGGTCGGAGAGTGTCGTCATCACCTCCTGCATGATTCCTTCTCGGGGGTGGCCGACCTGCTCGCGAAGCTCCAGCGATACGGCGACCTGTCCGCCCGGCAGATGCACGAGGCCGGACGCAGGTGCCGTCTGTCCGACGTCCTGCTTCGGCCTCCTTTCGCCTTCTTCCGGACGTACGTTCTCAAGCTCGGGTTCCTCGACGGCTTCGAGGGTCTGCTGATCTCGGCGACCACGGCCTTTCTGGCCTTCACGAAGTATGTGAAGCTGCGGGAAATGGAGAAGACGGACGGAGAGGTCGTTTGACGGCCGTGGGTAAAGTCCCCGCGAGAGGGCCGGAGGAGAGTCGTCTACGGATCCTTCACATCGTACGGCGCTACGGTACCGTGGGCGGGATGGAACGATATGTCTGGGAGCTCACCAGGGAGCTGGCGGCCCTGGGTCACCGGGTCGGCGTGCTCTGCGAAGAAACGTTCGTCCCGGAGCCTCCTCCCGGAGTCGAGATGTTTCCCCTAGGGTCGCCCTGGCGACGCCCCCGCTGGGTTTCCTACCTTCGGTTCTCGCGCCGGGTCGGCCGTTGGGTGGAGGATCATCCCTCGGAGCCCTGGTTGGTCCACAGCCACGAGCGGACGGGGAATCATCAGGTCACCACGTTTCACGGTCCTCCTTTCGCGCCGGTCCGGGATCGCCCCCTCTGGCGGCGGACGTCGCTTCGCGTCGCCGCCTATCTCTGGATGGAGCGACGGGAAGTCTGCGGGCCGAAGGTGAGGGCCGTCGTCCCGAACTCCCGCGTCATCGCGGACCAGTTGCGGAGATATTACCCCGATGCCGCCGCACGCATGGCGGATCCCATCGTGCCGGGCGTCGTCCCCTCGCCGGTGCGTCCATCCCGGCCGGTTCCGGGGGACGGGGGAATCGTGGGGTTCGTCGGGTACGAATGGAGGCGCAAGGGGTTGGAGATGGCCGTCCGGATCGCAAAGGGCCTTGCCCGCACGCGTCCGAAGATGGAATTCTGGGTCGTGGGCCCGGACCCCGAAGAGGTCCGGCACCTGTTCCGGGACTTCGGCGGGACGTACCGGCTGCTGGGAAAGGCGGAAACCGCAGATCTGTATCACAGGATCGACCTCCTCCTGCATCCCGCGGCCCGGGAGCCGTACGGAATGGTGGTGGCCGAGGCGATGGCCGCGAAGGTGGGGGTCGTGATCTCGGACCATTGCGGCGTGGCGGATACGGTCACGGAGCGTCATGGATCGGTATTGTCGCTCCAGGACCCGGTGGAGGAGTGGGTTGCGGCATCCCGGAGGGTGCTCGAACGGTCCGATCCCTTTCCCGGATACGACCGGACCTGGAAGCTGGTGGCCATGGACTACGAGCGGCTGTACCGTTCCTTGACGCCGGTCCCTTCCTCCGAGGGGTGAACCTGTAAGGAGGACGGGCGGAAGAGGAGAAAGATGGAGAAGGGGAGAAACTGGCTGATCATCACGCACGCGTGCAACCTGGACGGCAGGGCCGCCTCGCAGCATATCGATGACCGGCTACCGTACCTGAAAAAGGAAGGGATCACTCCCCTGATCCTCTCGGGCCCCACGGGTCCTCCGTTGACCGAAACGTTCCATGTGCAGACCTACTCGCCGGCCCCTTCGGGTCTCCGCTTCGAGCTTGGTTACAAGCTGAGGACGGAAGCGGAGGGCCGCCCGCTGTTCCGGCTGTTCGGAACGGTGCTCCGTTTCCTCGCGCTCCCGTTCTATCTCGTCGAAAAGATCTTCCTCGATGTGGAAAGCCAGTGGTCCTGGTTCCTGTCCGCGGGCGTCCGCGGATACTTCCTGTGCAAAAAATACGATCCGGAGATCATTTATTCGACCGGGGGGCCGTTCAGCGCCCATATCGCAGCCGCCATGATCGCCGCAAAGTGTGGGAAGACCTGGATCGCGGAGCTGCAGGATCCTCTTGTGCACGGAGACTGGCAGAGGTCCGGGAGGGCTCTCCGGATCCATGCCCGGGTGGAGAGACTCATCTGCAAAAGGGCGGACGCGGTGGTGTTTGTGACGGACGGCGCAAGGCGGGGGGCAAGCGAAAGGACCGGGCTAGGGAACCGGGGATGGGCCATACATCCGGGAGCGGTCCCGGTTTCCGTCTCCCCCGGGGAATATCATCAAGGGAGTTCCTGCCGGTTCGCCCACTACGGTTCCCTGGCGGGGTCGAGAAACGTGGACGTCTTCCTGGCGGCGCTGGAACGGCTTTTCCGGGAGCGTCCGGACCTCTCCGGGTCGGTCAGGCTGGACCTGTACGGGAGCTGCGACCGGCACTCGCTGTCGCGGATCGAGGCGTTCCCCTTCCCGGACGTCGTGACAGTCCACGGGCGTCTGTCGAGGAGCGAATCGCTCTCCGCCATGCGGAAAAGCGACGTGTTGCTCCTCGTCCAGAACACGAGCGATTTCTCCACCGAGACGATCCCCTCCAAGACCTACGAATATCTGCAGTCGGGCCGCCCGATCCTGGGACTCGTGTACAGGAATCCCGAGCTTGCCGGGATGCTGAAGGGTCTGGGACACACCGTGGCGGAGGCTGCGGACGTCGGCTCGGTGCGTGGCGCCGTATCGGAGATCCACCTAAGGTGGGAAGCGGGGAGGCTCGAAACGCGGGCGGGGTCTCCGTACACCATCGCATCGGCGGTAGAACGACTGGTAGCGGTCGCGGAATCCCGGGGTCCGGCGTAGGAAGGGTCCCTGGAACGAAATCTTGGTGGAAACGGGGACGAACGACCCGAAAGGCTTTTCCCGATGGGGGTTCCCGGGGCAAACGACGGGTCGGCGAGGGCGACGGGCCGATCGTGGTCTGCGACAGGGGGACATTTTCGTGATAGAATTCCCATGATCGATTGCCACGATCTTCTCCGTGGATCATCCGTTCGGAAGATGATGAGAACAGCGTTTATCACAGGAATCAGCGGACAGGACGGGTCGTACCTGTCCGAACTCCTCCTCGGGAAAGGGTACCGGGTTGTCGGGACGGTGCCCGACCGCTCCTCCGCACCCATCGGACGGATCCGCCACCTGCTGGACCGGATCGAGATCGTGCAGGACGACCTGCTCAACCAGGAGCACCTTGAGAAACTCTTCGAGGATCTCCAGCCCGATGAGGTGTACAATTTCGCCGCTAATTCGTTCCGGGCCGATTCATTCACCCAGCCGATCCAGAGTACGGCGGTGCTTGCGGTTGGTGTCACCCGGATCTTGGAGGCAATCCGGAAGATCACCCCGAAGGCCCGGTTCTTCCAATCCTCAAGCAGCGAGATCTATGGAAAGCCAGTGCATGTGCCTCAGACAGAAACCACCCCGTTTCACCCCAGGAGCCCGTACGGAGTTTCGAAGGTGTACGGTCACCTGATGACGATCACGTATAGGGAGACCTACAACCTGTACGCCTGCTCCGGTATCCTGTACAACCACGAGAGCCCGCGGCGCAGCCCTGAGTTCGTCACCCGGAAGATCACCCAGGCGGCAGCGAAGATCAAGCTCGGGCTTGCAAACGATCTTCGCCTCGGGAACCTTGATGCCCGTCGCGACTGGGGATTCGCCGGGGACTACGTGCGCGCCATGTGGCTCATGTTGCAGCAAGACATCCCCGACGACTATGTTATCGCGACGGGGAAAACTCGCTCCGTGCGGGAACTGTGCGAGGAGGCTTTCTCCCACGTTGGGCTCGATTACCGTGAATATGTTGTGCAAGTAGCCGAAAGTTTCCGCCTACCGGAGGCCTCCCAACTGGTGGGGAACCCCGCGAAAGCCCACCGCGTTCTCGGTTGGAAGCGGGAGGTCTCCTTCCGGGACCTCGTGCGGACGATGGTGGACGCGGACCTCGAGGCGCTCCGGGTGGAGCGATCGGGTTGACGGGAAATCAATCTCAAGGAGAACCGCACCGATGATCACGAGAACCACTTGCCGGGTCTGCAATGGTTCGCTGGAGCCGGTCCTCGACCTGGGCGAACATTACGTCTCCAACTTCATCTCCCCCGGCGACTCCGACGGAACGAAAGCCCCCCTTGAGCTGGTGATCTGCCGCCGGTGCCGGCTACTCCAGCTTAAGCACACCGTTCCCGGGGAAACGATGTACCGGAACTACTGGTATCGGTCCGGCACGAACCAGACGATGCGGAACGCCCTCGCCGACATCGCCAACAAGGCGGAAACGCTCATCCACCTGCGCGAGGGAGATTCCGTCGTAGACATCGGCTGCAACGACGGGACCCTCCTTGCCTGCTACAAAACGGGAGGGATTCGGAAGATCGGCTTCGATCCGGCGGAGAACCTGGCCGTCTTCTCGCGGAAGATTGCCGACAAACTGGCGGTCGGCTATTTCGAGGCCGAAGCATTCCAGGCCGATGCGGACCTACGTGGGTGCCGCCCGAAAATCGTCACGAGCATCGCCATGTTCTACGACCTCGAGAACCCCAACAAGTTCGTTTCCGACATCAAAACCGTGATGGACCCGGAGGGACTCTGGATCGTCCAGATGAGCTACCTCCCCCTGATGCTGAAGACGAACGAGTTCGGCAACATCTGCCACGAGCATCTCGAGTACTATTCCCTGGGGTCGTTTGAATACCTGCTGAAACGGCACGATTTCGAGGTGTTGGACACGGAGCTCAATGACATCAACGGCGGGAGTATCCGGGCATACATCCGGAACCGTGGATCGGACCCGAACCGGTTTGCGGATGATACTTACAGGGAACTGGCGGCAGAGCGGGTGCGGGCCCTGCGGGAACACGAAATCCGGTTGGGGCTGGACGACATCGAGGTCTACCGGGAGTTCGCGGTCTGGGTGAACCGGATCAAGGAGGACGTGGTCGGCTTCATCAAGGAGCAGGTGGCCCGTGGGAAAATGGTGTATGTCTATGGAGCGTCGACCAAGGGGAACACGCTACTCCAGTACTTCGGCCTCGATCGGACGCTGATCACCGCCGCCGCCGAGCGGAACCCGGATAAGTGGGGGAAGGTGACGGTCGGGACCCACATCCCGATCGTATCAGAAGAGGAGGCCCGCACCGCGAAGCCCGACTACTTCCTCGTTCTCCCGTGGCACTTCCTCGAGGAGTTCCGGCTGCGGGAGAAGGCGTACCTGCTTTCCGGCGGGAAGTTTATCGTGCCGATGCCGCATTTCACCCTGATCTGATCGTGGTGCAACCCTGATTCGTGGGGCGTTTGCCCATCATGTTTTTCCTGCTTGTCGCGAGGTCGTAAATGGCCATAATCTTGTGCTTCCGGAAGGTCTGGCAATACCACAGCATGCACGAGTTGAGAGCCTGCTGCGGCAGCAGCGAGATGGCCAGGGCAGCCAGTTTCCACAGCTCGGACGCATTGCTTGGCGCGACGATCTTTTTGTACATTTCCCATGAGTAGGAGCCGAGCGCCCGGTAGAGCCTGAGGGTCTTCAACCTCCTCCAGGGTTCGGGTTTCACCCGTTTCCGCTTGGCCTCGTCGGATATTCGGTCAAGCGACCAGATGATATGCGGCCATTTATACATAAAAACTTCGAATGAGCGTGATGTCCACTGAGCGTTCCCATAGCGTATGGTGATGTACGGTTGTCCAATGACCCGGGTGCTGCCGGGCAGCGGATTCTGGAAGATGACCCCGACGTGTACGAACTCGGTGCCGAAATAACGGGCATGTTCCCGCTCCAGCCACGTCTTTCGTCGGATCACGACACCCCCGATGAAGGATATTGCGGGGACGATCCGCAGGAACAGTCCCTCCATATCATCGGGACCGAACGTTTCATCCTCCCGGTTATCGAGCATGGACGGATGGAGCAAGGTCGAGAAATCTCGGTCCATCACGTCGGCGTTGACGATGACCAGGGAGGGAACGCTCCGAAGTTCGTCCAGTATGCGTTTCACCGCCCCCGGCTTGTACAGATCGTCGTCCGGGAACAGCCAGCAGTATTCGCCACGGGCGTCTTCGACCGCCTTGCAGAAATCCTGGTCGACCCCTCCCTTCTCCGGGAGTCTGATGTACCGAAGTCCGGGGCAGTCGGCTGCATAACGTTCCATGACGGTCCGGGTGGCATCGGTCGAGGCCCCGTCCACGACGACAATCTCGACCTCCTCGGTGAGTTGGGGGATGATGCTATCCAGCGTCTCGCCGATGAAGTCCGCGCGATTGTAGGTCGCGATGCAGATGGAGAGGAGCGGAGATTTCATTTCTTCAGGAACTCCAGGAACACGACCCCTTCTCCGGGAAGTTCATCCAGTGACGGGTAATAACGGTATTCCGTCGCCATCATGTACGGCTCCCGCCAGAACGGATACCGCCCGCCGAGGACGCGCTTCATGGTCGCGTTCCGGAAAAAAAGGCCGTTCGTTTTTTCGCCGAAAATCACCATGTGTTCCGGCGGTCCGGTGATACGGTAAATCTTCTCCCGAAGCCTTTTTTCGTCGTAATAGCGTTGCCAGAAAGTATACCCGTCGCTTCCCGGTTGCAGCACCCCGTACTGGTTGTCGCTGATGTACTGCTCCAGGGGTTGCGACATGCATGGCAGCGTCAGCACAAGCCTGCCGCCGGTCCGCAGAAGGGACCACATCCGTTCGACCGCCTCGCTGTCAGCCGGTATGTGTTCCAGTACAGAGATACAGGTGATCAGGTCAAAAGACGATGGTTCGAAGGATGCCTGCTCGACCGTCCGCGCGCTGAACCGGCACCGCTGGCCAACCCCGAACGCCCGAAAGAACCTCTCGGTGTCGCGTATGTCGTTTGCGTCCGGGTTGATGAGCTCTGCGATTGCCTGCCGGTTGGATCGCATGAGCATGAGCGGGAGAAGGCGGGGCGAGGAAACATCCAGGTAGCGCGTAAACGGCAACCGGCGCAGTCTTTCCCACGACACGTCGAACTCGAAATATCGCGTCGAGTCCATGGGGAAAAACATCAGGCTGTAATGGCCTCGCTTGAGGCGTCGGGGAACAAGCGAAATCACGGCGAGCCATGCGCATTGCAAATGGAAAAAGAGCCCCGGCCCGCCGGCGAACCATGCGGCCAACCAGTATGCAGGGCACAGGATGTTGCCTGCGAGTCGCATCAGGAAGGACCGTAATCCGCGGCACCGCATGGCTAGCGGCACTTCGATGTACTGTTTTCTCATCCTCAAGTTCCTTGATAGATCGATCGGTGCGATGCGGGAATCCGCCGTCCTTTCTTGCATCTTGATAATCCGGAAGCCGAATGGGACGTCCGTAACTACCCAACCCGTGAGAGATTCGACAATACGTGTTTCAGCCGGCGCTCAAATTGCCAACGTTTGAGGAATCCGCGCGGCATCAGTTCTTTGATGATCCGCATTCTGTTCTCGGTCTTGAACCGCCGGGATTCCGGGCTTCGGGTACGCTCGTCCTCCTTAAGATATGACTCAATGATGTCGAGCTGTCGATCCCGCGGATGACGTGGAGAGTACCGCATTCCAAATTTTCTCTCAAGGAGGCAGCGGTTTTTCTTCAAGAGTTCTTTGGTTTTCCGGGGGGTCTTCCCGAACGAGGAGCTCCCCCGGTGGTAAACGAAGATATCCTCCCGACAGACGAGCCGGTAACCAGCCTTGCGCATGCGAAGGCAGTAGTCGTCGTCCTCATAAAATCCCAGATCGAAGGCCTCGTCGAGGAGGCCCACCTTGTCTGCCGTTTCCCGGCGGAGCGCCACGCAGAAAAACCCCAGCCGTTCAGTTTCAAAGGCATCGCCACGGCTGTGCCAGGCCCATGCCGCCCCCTCCGCGAGGATTTCGGCCGGGGTGACGCCGCTGGTGAAAATCTTCTGCTCATTGCCGACCGCATTGGAAACTGGCCCGNNNNNNNNNNNNNNNNNNTCCTGCTGGAGGGATGTACGGAGCCCGGCAAGCCAGCCCTCGCTGACCTGGGTATCGTTGTTCAGCAGCACCAGGACACTTCCCGATGCGACCCTGATGCCGTCGTTGTTCCCTCCGGCGAAGCCGCGGTTGACCGTGTTCAGTACGCAGCGCAGGCGCGGCTCCCGGCGGGCCCGTTCCGTCAGGTAGGTCGACGTCCCGTCCGAGGAGTTGTTGTCTACAACGATGACCTCGTAGTCCTCGTTTTCGGTGTGCTGGAAGATGCTATCCATGCAGGGGATGGTAGTCTCGTAGAGGTTGTTGTAGGTTGCCAGGATGATGCTGGTTTCGGGCATGGGCATCTTTCCGCCAATTCGCCAAGTGCCGACCGTTCCCGCGGCCTGCCTACCTTAGATATTAGGATAAGCCCTCCACGAAGTCTCCTGTGCGGTTGCCGGCTCAAGAATCGGTTTGAGCGACGCCCCGAAGCCGCAGCGGCCCAAGCACCTCTTCCTCCGCCTCCCGCAGCATCTCCTCGTACTTCGCCAGGTCGGGCGATTCGCTGCCGTCGAGGAACCCCATCGCCCGGCCCTGCTGCTTCGCCGCGCTTCCGGATCCGCCCGGGCGCCCTCCCCCGGACGTCAGCAGGTACCGGATCTTCGAGCCGGGGCGCAGCGCCACTCCCCGGCCGCACAGCTCCCGGGTGACCCCCGCCGCGGCCGTGTCGGCGACGTACCGCTCGGGCGCCTTCGAGAGACGCCGCGCGACCGCCAGCTCCTCCGGCGGGACGCGTCCCTCGCGCAGTTCGGCCGCCGCCGCCCCGGCCGCTTCCCGCAGCTCGGGCAGCATCGCGCGCAGGGCGGAAAGATCCCGCGCCGCCGCCATCCGCTCCAGCAGCAGCGCCTGGAAGCGGGCGATGAACGGCGGAGTGTCGGAGCGGCGCAGCGCGATCCCGCGAACCTTGAGCGTTCCGTCGGAGAAGGCCCCGACGAACCGGTTCGGGACGGCGACCGCGGGATTGCGCTTCGACGGGAGGAAGGCGATCCAGCGGTAGACCCCCTCCAGCGCGATCGGCATCCCGGTCTCCGCCGTGATCGCGTTCGCCAGGTGGCGGTACTCTTCCGCCGTCGCGCCCGCCCGCGCGACCCACACGGCGTCGGTCAGCCCGTGCAGGAAGGAGAACCGCTCCCGCTCGGCGATCTCCTTCGCGGAGAGCAGCTTCTCCCGCCCCCAGGCGGTGACCGCCTCGTGCGCCTCGATCCGGCCGAACCGGGCGTTCTTGTACCCGAGAAATCCGAAGCAGACGACGAGGATCCACTTGAGCGCCGTCTGCCGCTTCCGGAACCGGTCCCGCTCCTCTTCCGAGGCGGCCGACCTCTGCCGTTCCTTGAGAAGCCGGCGCTTTTCGAGGACGGGGGCGAGGACCTCGGGGATCAGCCCGCGGCGGCGGGAGCAGGAGTGGGAGCCGATCTCCGGGACCGGGAGGCCGGGGCGGCAGCAGCGGCAGCGGATCGTCTCCGGGGAAAGGTTGTACCGGTCCATGAGCGAGGGGTACATCGAGGCGAAGTCGAGCTCCCCGACGTTTTCGTGCAACCCGGGGCGGGGCAGGTAGGTGAGCCCCCCCTTGTCGGTGACCACGAGCTCCATCCCCGTCTTGAAGCGTTCCGGCTCCCGCTTCTTGTAGGGGACGAGGATCCCCCGCGAGAGCGCGGCCGCGACCTGCATCGC is part of the Deltaproteobacteria bacterium GWC2_65_14 genome and encodes:
- a CDS encoding UDP-N-acetylglucosamine 2-epimerase, which codes for MRVLSVFGTRPEAIKMAPVVRELAGRPEMFSSTVCITAQHRQMLDPVLSLFDICPEYDLDIMTPGQDLFDVTCNVIRGMRDVLRRERPDIVLVQGDTTTTMAAAMSAYYSGVTVGHVEAGLRTHDKRAPFPEEINRTITGVLADFHFAPTAVSRENLLREGIPDETIFITGNTVIDALLSVSGRIERDSALRKELDHRFSFLDGRRKLILVTGHRRESFGQGFEQICLALADIARHDPGVEILYPVHMNPNVREPVNRLLGGAGDANIRLIEPVEYLPFVYLMKRAFLILTDSGGVQEEAPSLGKPVLVMRERTERPEAIAAGTARLVGTDREKIFSGTVHLLRDADAYRAMSLAHNPYGDGRASGRIVDVLKTVKVSREEE
- a CDS encoding GDP-mannose 4,6-dehydratase, which encodes MRTAFITGISGQDGSYLSELLLGKGYRVVGTVPDRSSAPIGRIRHLLDRIEIVQDDLLNQEHLEKLFEDLQPDEVYNFAANSFRADSFTQPIQSTAVLAVGVTRILEAIRKITPKARFFQSSSSEIYGKPVHVPQTETTPFHPRSPYGVSKVYGHLMTITYRETYNLYACSGILYNHESPRRSPEFVTRKITQAAAKIKLGLANDLRLGNLDARRDWGFAGDYVRAMWLMLQQDIPDDYVIATGKTRSVRELCEEAFSHVGLDYREYVVQVAESFRLPEASQLVGNPAKAHRVLGWKREVSFRDLVRTMVDADLEALRVERSG